One genomic segment of bacterium includes these proteins:
- the rpsP gene encoding 30S ribosomal protein S16 — translation MVKIRLTRAGAKKRPYYRVIAIDHRDKRDGRALQFLGTYNPMVEPVEIKLDHEGIAAWVSKGAQLAPAVKGLIKRQRKQAPAPAVEGAAS, via the coding sequence ATGGTCAAGATCCGTCTTACGCGCGCCGGCGCCAAGAAGCGCCCCTACTACCGAGTGATCGCGATCGATCATCGCGACAAACGCGATGGTCGCGCCCTCCAGTTCCTGGGCACGTACAACCCGATGGTCGAGCCAGTGGAGATCAAGCTCGATCACGAAGGCATTGCGGCCTGGGTCAGCAAGGGCGCACAGCTTGCGCCTGCGGTGAAGGGCTTGATCAAGCGCCAGCGAAAGCAGGCACCCGCGCCCGCCGTTGAAGGAGCCGCATCATGA
- a CDS encoding KH domain-containing protein — MSKPQELIEYIAKAIVDDGEAVNVVETEGGKMLELETADDDRGRVIGRQGRVAKAMRAVLGASREGGRIRLEIVD, encoded by the coding sequence ATGAGCAAGCCCCAGGAACTGATCGAGTACATCGCCAAGGCGATCGTCGACGACGGTGAAGCCGTCAACGTGGTCGAGACCGAAGGCGGCAAGATGCTCGAACTCGAGACGGCGGATGACGATCGTGGCCGCGTGATCGGTCGCCAGGGCCGTGTCGCCAAGGCGATGCGCGCGGTGCTCGGCGCTTCCCGTGAAGGGGGCCGCATTCGCCTCGAGATCGTCGACTGA